In the Borrelia turicatae 91E135 genome, one interval contains:
- a CDS encoding tetratricopeptide repeat protein, whose translation MNKRKNLPTLIILIILLIASFGGLGYYVYKERLNKNNQAIMLNEVKNSVMDRNYKKAHSITKMLKDKYPQNTDIAMLENTLSELANNSPFESKDLQRDTANQILDKIQGKQQSIPINNENSEIAFNNRYIKDTTKIENYADRKDDTGIENEDILEFNQNTIPENLRKNINKIAKQQESTPNNDKSIENKKNLFNLKKLKENLNKELNQTKTTQFNTIKQVIKTHEQNEDKLIKKNTDDSRENKTKQIDKVIEISPSLKPKTKKETPNTKDAHKNQIIEKIERPYSYVIKKVLYEILDNINTGNPSLAKERLNELIKKGLSNKFNKINDLIDKLQTQEAANLLIRLIKQDIEPNSISIEKAPFKKELLKQKKPKEKNFPTKDQLTNNQIKMQEKPKTHANHLSQTSIDLQSLKMLASINEEQKDFKKAEAIYEKIANITNEAEDHYKVGIMKFKLKKYEESIKAFDKTISLNPKHKKAYTNKGTSLILSHKPKQAIEAFKKAITIDQNYDTAYYKKGIAEEQNNDKQNAFLSFKKAYEITKNPHYALKTGIIANYIGDFKNSEKYLDKASTSIKEKNDIMFYNLAIAKFENDNLNESLISINKALDINPEKSEYLYLKASIYLTKENYNEAIPLYNSVILKNPENITAHINLARAYEKSGNEPKAIEILEKISNKNHLLALNNLGILYKNQGNYQKAIEIFQKAEAHSSLEAKYNLATALIAIKDNKRAMEKLKEYIKINPNNPEALHALGIIEYNDNGNDKILKEVINKFPNYKQNKTIIKIIGK comes from the coding sequence ATGAATAAAAGAAAAAATTTACCCACACTAATAATTTTAATAATATTACTTATTGCTTCATTTGGAGGACTTGGTTATTACGTATATAAAGAACGCCTAAATAAAAACAATCAAGCAATCATGCTGAATGAAGTAAAAAACAGCGTTATGGATAGAAATTATAAAAAAGCACACTCAATAACAAAAATGCTAAAAGATAAATATCCACAAAATACAGATATTGCAATGCTTGAGAACACTCTTTCCGAACTTGCAAATAACAGTCCTTTTGAATCAAAAGATTTACAAAGAGATACGGCTAATCAAATATTAGATAAAATACAAGGAAAACAACAATCAATACCCATCAACAATGAAAATTCTGAAATTGCTTTTAACAATAGATATATAAAAGATACTACAAAAATAGAAAATTATGCTGATAGAAAAGATGATACTGGAATTGAAAACGAAGACATTTTAGAATTTAATCAAAACACAATACCTGAAAACTTAAGAAAAAACATAAATAAAATAGCAAAACAACAAGAATCAACTCCAAACAACGATAAATCTATTGAGAATAAAAAAAATCTATTTAACTTAAAAAAACTAAAAGAAAATCTTAACAAAGAATTAAATCAAACCAAGACCACTCAGTTCAACACTATAAAACAAGTCATCAAAACACACGAACAAAATGAAGATAAACTTATAAAAAAGAATACAGATGACTCTAGGGAAAATAAAACAAAACAAATTGACAAAGTTATCGAAATTTCTCCCTCTCTCAAACCAAAAACTAAAAAAGAGACCCCAAACACAAAAGATGCTCATAAAAATCAAATAATCGAAAAAATAGAGAGACCTTATAGTTATGTAATAAAAAAAGTACTCTATGAAATATTAGATAACATTAATACCGGGAATCCCTCACTTGCAAAAGAAAGACTTAATGAACTCATTAAAAAAGGATTGAGTAACAAATTCAATAAAATTAATGACTTAATTGATAAACTACAAACCCAAGAAGCAGCCAATCTCTTAATTAGATTAATAAAACAAGATATAGAGCCAAATTCAATAAGCATAGAAAAAGCTCCTTTCAAAAAGGAGCTTTTAAAGCAAAAAAAACCCAAAGAAAAAAATTTTCCCACAAAAGATCAGTTAACAAATAATCAAATAAAAATGCAAGAAAAACCTAAAACACATGCAAATCATCTTAGTCAAACCTCAATAGATTTACAATCTCTTAAAATGCTAGCATCAATCAATGAAGAACAAAAAGATTTCAAAAAAGCCGAAGCAATTTATGAAAAAATTGCAAATATTACAAACGAAGCAGAAGATCACTACAAAGTCGGAATAATGAAATTTAAACTTAAAAAATATGAAGAATCAATAAAAGCATTTGATAAAACAATATCATTAAATCCAAAGCACAAAAAAGCATATACAAATAAAGGAACAAGCTTAATATTGTCACATAAACCAAAACAAGCAATTGAAGCTTTCAAAAAGGCAATTACAATCGACCAAAATTATGATACTGCCTACTATAAAAAAGGAATAGCAGAAGAACAAAACAATGACAAACAAAATGCTTTTTTAAGTTTCAAAAAAGCTTATGAGATTACAAAAAATCCTCATTATGCTTTAAAAACAGGAATTATTGCAAACTATATCGGAGATTTTAAAAACAGCGAAAAATATCTAGACAAAGCAAGTACTTCGATAAAAGAAAAAAACGATATTATGTTTTATAATCTAGCAATAGCAAAATTTGAAAATGATAATCTTAATGAATCATTAATAAGCATCAATAAAGCCCTTGACATAAATCCAGAAAAATCTGAGTATTTATATTTAAAAGCATCTATTTATTTAACTAAAGAAAATTATAACGAAGCAATACCACTCTACAATAGTGTAATTTTAAAAAATCCTGAAAACATTACGGCTCATATCAATCTAGCAAGAGCATATGAAAAGTCAGGCAATGAACCAAAAGCAATTGAAATCCTTGAGAAAATTAGCAATAAAAATCATTTATTAGCACTAAACAATCTTGGAATACTTTATAAAAATCAAGGAAACTATCAAAAAGCAATAGAAATTTTTCAAAAAGCAGAAGCTCACTCAAGTCTTGAAGCAAAATACAATCTTGCAACTGCCTTGATTGCTATTAAAGATAATAAAAGGGCTATGGAAAAATTAAAAGAATACATTAAAATAAATCCAAACAACCCAGAAGCTCTACATGCATTAGGCATAATAGAATATAATGATAATGGAAATGATAAAATACTTAAAGAAGTTATCAACAAATTTCCCAATTACAAACAAAATAAAACAATAATAAAAATTATAGGCAAATGA
- the mutL gene encoding DNA mismatch repair endonuclease MutL — translation MNKIKFLDRSLVQKIAAGEAIDRPCSILRELLDNSIDSGADKIEVFLEEGGIRRILITDNGSGISKEDLKICYLPHTTSKINEEKDLEKIQTLGFRGEALSSIAICSNLTITSSTTGEDSYQIEVENGTEKYFKKQSAINGTIVDVTNLFHNFPARKRFLKKDSIETKMCLKVFEEKAVTHPGIDFKLSLNNELRKVYFKESLINRVQSVYGEIIENNKFGKIETEYENVQMKIFFAPPNFSRKDRRNIKIFLNRRPVEEHNLSEAIIDGHSRILTNRNFPICYLFLEIDPRYVDFNIHPQKKEVRFFNLPFLPKQVSSNINEFFDRERKEILQDYHNIIIKRQITNDAHLLHPEDDPTNSDFQTYEIIQNESLILDKPQNNKITNIIEDKVKFESQNPIQKDKPSFKSYIQNILLETSTIANDFQKPIAKHEFKYRGQLFSEFLIVEKDNEVFFIDQHALHEKIIYQTLINSEKITQKLLIPIEFQVDCEDTDKILASELEEYKKLDIIVTKIKEQTYQLESIPNICNKYENVIIQFFKTRKSKTIDSLETDLYATIACRQAVKCNDTISSEFSQFLINEFFNLKLKYCPHGRKIYHKISKFELEKSVNRK, via the coding sequence ATGAATAAAATAAAATTTTTAGATAGAAGTCTAGTACAAAAAATAGCAGCAGGAGAAGCAATAGATAGACCTTGTTCAATTTTAAGAGAATTACTTGACAATTCAATAGATTCCGGAGCAGATAAAATTGAAGTTTTTCTCGAAGAAGGTGGGATTCGAAGAATACTAATAACAGACAATGGTAGCGGAATAAGCAAAGAAGATTTAAAGATATGTTACCTACCCCATACCACTTCAAAAATAAATGAAGAGAAAGACCTTGAAAAAATCCAAACACTAGGATTTAGAGGGGAAGCTCTCTCAAGTATTGCAATCTGTTCAAATCTCACAATCACAAGTTCAACTACGGGAGAAGACAGCTACCAAATTGAAGTTGAAAATGGAACTGAAAAATATTTTAAAAAACAATCCGCAATAAATGGAACAATAGTAGATGTTACAAATCTATTCCACAATTTCCCAGCAAGAAAAAGATTCTTAAAAAAAGACTCTATCGAAACAAAAATGTGTTTAAAAGTTTTTGAAGAAAAAGCTGTTACTCATCCTGGTATTGACTTTAAATTAAGTCTAAATAATGAACTAAGAAAAGTTTACTTTAAAGAAAGCCTAATAAATAGAGTTCAGAGTGTATATGGAGAAATAATAGAAAACAATAAATTTGGAAAAATAGAAACAGAATACGAAAATGTACAAATGAAAATCTTTTTTGCTCCTCCCAATTTTTCAAGAAAAGACAGACGAAACATAAAAATATTCCTCAATAGGAGACCTGTTGAAGAGCACAATCTATCTGAAGCAATAATCGATGGACATAGCAGAATACTCACTAATAGAAATTTCCCAATATGTTATTTATTTCTAGAAATAGATCCCAGATACGTCGATTTTAATATACATCCTCAAAAAAAAGAAGTAAGATTTTTTAACTTACCATTTCTTCCTAAGCAAGTTTCAAGCAATATTAACGAATTTTTTGACAGAGAACGAAAAGAGATTTTACAAGACTACCATAACATAATAATCAAAAGGCAAATAACAAATGATGCTCATCTATTACACCCTGAAGATGATCCAACAAATTCAGATTTTCAAACTTATGAAATCATACAAAACGAATCATTGATTCTAGATAAACCTCAAAACAATAAAATAACAAATATAATAGAAGACAAGGTAAAATTTGAAAGTCAAAACCCAATTCAAAAAGATAAACCATCATTCAAAAGCTACATCCAAAATATTCTCCTAGAAACTTCTACAATAGCAAATGATTTTCAAAAACCAATAGCAAAACATGAATTTAAATATAGGGGACAACTATTTTCAGAATTTTTAATAGTAGAAAAAGATAATGAGGTTTTCTTCATAGATCAGCATGCACTTCATGAAAAAATCATATATCAAACTTTAATAAATTCAGAAAAAATTACCCAAAAACTTTTAATACCAATTGAATTTCAAGTAGACTGTGAAGATACAGATAAAATATTAGCAAGTGAATTGGAAGAATATAAAAAATTAGATATTATAGTTACCAAAATAAAAGAACAAACCTACCAACTCGAATCAATTCCCAATATCTGCAACAAATATGAAAATGTTATCATCCAATTTTTTAAGACAAGAAAAAGTAAAACAATTGATTCTCTGGAAACTGATTTATATGCAACGATTGCATGTAGACAAGCTGTTAAATGCAATGATACAATAAGTTCTGAATTTAGTCAATTTTTAATAAATGAATTTTTCAATCTCAAACTAAAATACTGCCCACATGGAAGAAAAATTTACCATAAAATTTCCAAATTTGAGCTTGAAAAAAGTGTTAACAGAAAATAA
- the efp gene encoding elongation factor P, with protein MGTIKSGDIEKGTFLLFKGMPHIVLEREFSKMGRGGSIVRLKLKNLKNKSVVKETLKGADTVEEIEVLEVASQYLYRENENLIFMDLETYDQFDVNLREISNIEDKVMFLQEAGIYSLVKWDNEVIDLRLPPKVAFEVVDAEIAVKGDTVTNAMKNVTLHTGLVVKAPLFINVGDKILVNSETKEYAERVKE; from the coding sequence ATGGGTACAATTAAATCGGGAGATATTGAAAAAGGTACTTTTTTGCTTTTTAAAGGCATGCCACATATTGTTCTTGAGAGAGAGTTTTCAAAAATGGGTAGGGGAGGCTCTATTGTAAGATTGAAGCTTAAAAATCTTAAAAACAAGTCTGTTGTTAAGGAAACTTTAAAGGGTGCTGATACAGTAGAAGAAATTGAAGTGTTAGAAGTTGCTTCTCAGTATCTTTATAGAGAGAATGAAAATCTTATTTTTATGGATCTAGAAACTTATGATCAATTTGATGTGAACTTAAGAGAGATTTCAAACATTGAGGACAAGGTTATGTTTTTGCAAGAGGCTGGGATTTATTCTCTTGTTAAATGGGATAACGAAGTTATTGATCTTAGATTGCCCCCAAAGGTTGCATTTGAGGTTGTAGATGCTGAGATTGCTGTGAAAGGGGATACTGTAACTAATGCAATGAAGAATGTTACCCTTCATACGGGATTGGTGGTAAAAGCACCTCTTTTTATTAATGTTGGAGATAAAATTTTAGTTAATTCTGAAACTAAAGAGTATGCTGAGAGAGTTAAAGAGTAA
- a CDS encoding substrate-binding domain-containing protein, translated as MQAIKVLFTISIAFLFSNCTNKDKENVIAIGGSTSTTSIMDEMILRYQKINNQLKVTYDAQGSSVGIKGLFDGIYKMAISSRDATEEEIAQGAKITIIAYDALIFITSPDVKITNITEEDLVKILNGNIRNWQQVGGHDAKINFINRDSSSGSHSSIKELVLDKILKNPEEAQFRQDSIMVKSNGEVIEKISLTPHSIGYISFGYARGAIEKGLHTLSINSIYPTKETITKDKYNIKRRLIAITNSISEDQNILDFINFMLSPNGQDIVEEQGFIKVHTTENI; from the coding sequence ATGCAGGCTATCAAAGTGCTCTTTACTATTTCAATAGCTTTTTTATTTAGCAATTGTACAAACAAAGACAAAGAAAATGTCATTGCAATTGGTGGATCTACATCGACAACCTCTATTATGGATGAAATGATCCTACGATATCAAAAAATAAATAATCAACTTAAAGTCACTTATGATGCACAAGGCAGTAGTGTTGGCATTAAAGGATTATTTGATGGTATTTATAAAATGGCAATTTCTTCAAGAGACGCAACTGAAGAAGAAATAGCTCAAGGAGCAAAAATCACAATCATTGCTTATGACGCTTTAATATTCATTACAAGTCCTGATGTCAAAATCACAAATATTACAGAAGAAGATTTAGTAAAAATACTTAATGGAAATATTAGAAACTGGCAACAAGTCGGTGGACATGATGCTAAAATTAACTTCATAAATCGAGATTCATCATCAGGCTCTCATTCATCTATAAAAGAACTGGTTCTTGATAAGATATTAAAAAATCCTGAAGAAGCTCAATTCAGACAAGATAGTATTATGGTCAAATCCAATGGTGAAGTAATTGAAAAAATAAGTCTCACACCCCACTCAATTGGTTACATTAGTTTTGGATATGCAAGAGGTGCAATAGAAAAAGGTCTACATACACTCTCAATAAACAGCATATATCCTACAAAAGAAACAATAACAAAGGACAAATATAATATAAAGAGAAGGCTAATAGCGATCACAAACAGTATTTCTGAGGATCAGAACATACTTGATTTTATTAACTTTATGCTAAGTCCAAATGGACAAGATATTGTTGAAGAACAAGGGTTCATAAAGGTTCATACAACTGAAAATATCTAA
- the pstC gene encoding phosphate ABC transporter permease subunit PstC translates to MKLTLKTKRNIVRLAFNCFIFTSAIISTLTILLLVLFIIKNGLAPLLNNKIKIFNFLFSTNWDPTNKLQKSYGILSFIINSALTTFFSVLIALPIGLGFAIYLSEKTKGIYQKTLQTIIELLAGIPSVVYGFFGSTFIATLIKNTFSREDNLGYNLITSVIVLSIMILPTIISVSYTSLKAVPKSYKLASLALAATDWQTIYKVMIPSAGKGILAGVILAIGRAIGETIAVLMVGGGSPLFIQNIFSPIRTLTVNIAIDMGYASGTHKEALFSTALVLLLLVIIINSIKHFILSSSKRLKIK, encoded by the coding sequence ATGAAATTAACTTTAAAGACAAAAAGAAATATTGTTAGATTGGCTTTCAACTGTTTCATTTTTACATCCGCAATAATTAGTACCTTGACAATATTATTACTAGTCTTATTCATCATTAAAAATGGACTAGCACCCTTGCTTAACAATAAAATTAAAATTTTTAATTTTCTATTCAGCACAAACTGGGATCCTACTAACAAATTACAAAAATCGTACGGAATTTTATCTTTTATTATAAACTCAGCCTTAACAACATTTTTTTCTGTCCTAATTGCACTACCAATTGGACTTGGTTTTGCAATTTACCTGTCTGAGAAAACCAAAGGTATTTACCAAAAGACATTACAAACCATAATAGAACTCTTAGCAGGAATCCCAAGCGTAGTATATGGATTTTTTGGAAGCACATTTATAGCCACCCTTATAAAGAACACTTTTAGCAGAGAAGATAACTTAGGATATAATTTAATAACCTCAGTAATAGTTCTAAGCATAATGATACTCCCAACAATAATTAGTGTCTCATACACATCACTTAAAGCTGTTCCAAAATCATATAAACTAGCATCTCTTGCACTAGCTGCAACAGACTGGCAAACAATATATAAAGTGATGATCCCTTCAGCTGGAAAAGGAATTTTAGCAGGAGTAATACTAGCAATTGGAAGAGCTATTGGTGAGACAATAGCGGTTTTAATGGTTGGTGGGGGATCACCTCTATTTATACAAAATATATTCTCACCTATTAGAACATTAACGGTAAACATTGCAATAGATATGGGATATGCATCTGGAACACACAAAGAAGCCTTATTTTCTACAGCTTTGGTCTTGCTATTATTAGTCATAATAATAAATTCAATTAAACACTTTATTTTATCTTCATCTAAAAGGCTAAAAATCAAGTGA
- the pstA gene encoding phosphate ABC transporter permease PstA yields MNTIQTNKLFNKISFCIIRFIAYFLITLLFFLISYIVYNSLFFTSKKQTLFLDETKHFLPFTLKNKIIKIAFIINKSIKAEEITTQDIYNIYNNKISHWGSISDQSIDIVPIASSQSNLASTVVLQTFTKDNKFNNRYIKLVESNEKIIETVNKTTGAIGYLTKEELEKLDFKKFSEIKSLKIKSMSILVGKKTLQKSENEIINILSLNQIKKLLIEKTNWNNLISKNIKLNIIKYSDYDQNAIKTVEEHEGTIAVVPWHSFYKSDAPFLKLYYMKKDMPLNLNFILSTPRNSGKYGGISYLIFNTFYVILLTAIISISIGIGTGIMLAEYTSNKIFYKTVSMSVDILSSIPAIIFGLFGLIFFVPIFGMGILSGAITSSLMILPMIIKTTEEALKSIPKSYKYASVALGANKTETIIKILLPASSPGILTGIVLAIGRALGETAVLLFTMGTNLGLASSLNEPSRSLTVHLLLLFQEGYLDKGFATASILIIMILLINLTSKFLINKLYRIK; encoded by the coding sequence GTGAATACAATTCAAACAAATAAATTATTCAATAAAATTTCATTTTGCATAATCAGATTCATTGCTTATTTTTTAATAACACTATTATTCTTTCTAATATCGTATATAGTATACAATTCACTATTCTTTACAAGCAAAAAACAAACATTATTTTTAGATGAAACAAAACACTTTTTACCATTCACATTGAAAAACAAAATAATCAAAATTGCATTTATTATTAATAAAAGCATAAAAGCGGAAGAAATTACTACGCAAGATATCTACAATATATACAATAATAAAATTTCACATTGGGGAAGCATATCAGATCAAAGTATTGACATAGTTCCAATTGCAAGTTCACAGTCAAATCTTGCAAGTACAGTCGTACTACAAACTTTTACCAAAGACAATAAATTTAATAACAGGTATATAAAGCTTGTAGAATCAAATGAAAAGATAATAGAAACTGTCAACAAAACAACAGGGGCTATTGGTTACTTAACAAAAGAAGAACTTGAAAAATTAGATTTTAAAAAATTTTCAGAAATTAAATCCCTGAAAATCAAATCCATGTCTATTTTAGTAGGCAAAAAAACACTACAAAAAAGTGAAAATGAAATTATTAACATACTAAGCCTTAATCAGATTAAAAAATTACTCATAGAAAAGACAAACTGGAATAACTTAATATCTAAAAATATTAAATTAAATATCATAAAATACTCAGATTATGATCAAAATGCAATAAAAACAGTAGAAGAACATGAAGGCACAATTGCGGTTGTGCCTTGGCATTCTTTCTATAAAAGTGATGCTCCTTTTCTCAAATTATACTATATGAAAAAAGACATGCCTTTAAACTTAAATTTCATATTATCTACTCCAAGAAATTCTGGAAAATACGGGGGTATTTCTTATTTAATCTTCAACACATTTTACGTCATACTATTAACAGCAATAATATCAATTTCAATAGGAATTGGTACGGGAATAATGCTTGCAGAATATACTTCAAATAAAATATTTTACAAAACAGTATCTATGAGTGTTGATATCTTATCATCCATCCCTGCTATCATTTTTGGACTCTTTGGACTTATCTTTTTTGTTCCAATCTTTGGCATGGGAATACTCTCAGGAGCAATAACAAGTTCTTTAATGATATTACCAATGATTATTAAAACAACTGAGGAAGCACTAAAATCAATTCCTAAATCATACAAATATGCTTCAGTTGCTTTAGGTGCCAATAAAACAGAAACTATAATCAAAATTTTACTGCCCGCTTCTAGTCCAGGCATATTGACAGGAATAGTGCTTGCAATAGGACGTGCTCTTGGAGAAACTGCTGTACTCCTTTTTACAATGGGAACAAATTTAGGACTTGCAAGTTCTCTAAATGAACCTTCAAGAAGTTTAACTGTACATCTACTATTATTATTTCAAGAAGGATATTTAGACAAAGGTTTTGCAACAGCATCAATACTTATAATAATGATACTTTTAATAAATTTAACATCAAAATTTCTAATCAATAAATTATATAGGATTAAGTAA
- the pstB gene encoding phosphate ABC transporter ATP-binding protein PstB — translation MSQDKAIIKTENLNLFYTDFKALNNINISILRNSITALIGPSGCGKSTFLRTLNRMNDLVEGVKIEGKVMYEGKSIYSNNFDVLELRRKIGMVFQTPNPFLMSVYDNISYGPKIHGIKDKKKLDEIVEKSLIKSALWNEVKDKLNRNALSLSGGQQQRLCIARTLAIEPNVILMDEPTSALDPISTGKIEELIINLKESYTIIIVTHNMQQAGRISDRTAFFLNGYIEEESQTDELFFNPKNIKTEEYITGKFG, via the coding sequence ATGAGCCAAGACAAAGCAATTATTAAAACAGAAAATCTAAACTTATTTTATACAGATTTTAAAGCATTAAATAATATTAACATATCAATACTAAGAAACAGCATCACAGCCTTAATAGGTCCATCAGGTTGTGGAAAATCAACATTTCTTAGAACACTTAACAGAATGAATGATCTTGTGGAAGGCGTTAAAATAGAAGGAAAAGTTATGTATGAAGGTAAAAGTATTTACTCAAACAACTTTGATGTACTGGAACTTAGGAGAAAAATTGGAATGGTTTTTCAAACTCCTAATCCATTTTTAATGTCAGTTTATGACAACATAAGTTATGGACCTAAAATTCATGGAATTAAAGATAAAAAAAAACTTGATGAGATAGTTGAAAAATCCCTAATAAAATCTGCACTATGGAATGAAGTAAAAGATAAACTTAATAGAAATGCCTTAAGCCTTTCAGGGGGACAACAACAAAGACTTTGCATCGCAAGAACTCTTGCAATCGAACCAAATGTAATATTAATGGACGAGCCTACTTCTGCTCTTGATCCAATCTCAACAGGCAAAATTGAAGAGCTAATAATAAATTTAAAAGAAAGCTACACGATCATAATAGTAACTCATAATATGCAACAAGCCGGACGGATATCTGATCGAACTGCATTCTTTCTAAATGGCTACATTGAAGAAGAAAGCCAAACAGATGAATTATTTTTCAATCCTAAAAATATTAAGACAGAAGAATATATTACTGGCAAGTTTGGCTAA
- a CDS encoding ZIP family metal transporter yields MFKHLGDYLLTLHPIFLGFLGSTFTWFTTAFGAAAVFCFRKVNNKIMDAMLGFSAGIMIAASFFSLIKPAIEMAEELGYIAWMPAVFGFLLGAFFIYIVDVFVPDLDKLAFIDEDLTRHGKKDFLLFTAVTLHNFPEGLAVGVAFGALASSPDIHTLVGAMILTLGIGIQNMPEGAAISLPLRRGNVPLWKCFNYGQMSGLVEIVGGFLGSYAVYTFTRILPFALSFSAGAMIYVSIEQLIPEAKRKDIDNKIPTIFGVIGFALMMFLDVSLG; encoded by the coding sequence ATGTTTAAACATTTAGGCGATTATTTATTAACTTTACATCCTATTTTTTTAGGATTTTTAGGTTCTACTTTTACTTGGTTTACTACAGCCTTTGGAGCGGCTGCTGTTTTTTGTTTCAGAAAAGTAAACAATAAAATAATGGATGCCATGCTTGGCTTTTCAGCAGGAATTATGATTGCTGCTAGTTTTTTTTCACTTATTAAACCAGCAATAGAAATGGCGGAAGAGCTTGGTTATATTGCATGGATGCCAGCAGTTTTTGGTTTTCTCTTAGGAGCATTTTTTATATATATTGTGGATGTATTTGTGCCAGATCTTGATAAACTAGCATTTATTGATGAAGATTTAACGAGACATGGTAAAAAGGATTTTTTGCTTTTTACGGCTGTTACGTTGCATAATTTTCCGGAAGGACTTGCTGTTGGTGTTGCTTTTGGAGCTTTAGCTTCTTCTCCTGACATTCATACTTTAGTTGGGGCTATGATTCTTACATTAGGAATTGGTATTCAAAATATGCCAGAAGGTGCAGCAATTTCTTTGCCTTTAAGACGAGGTAATGTTCCTTTATGGAAGTGTTTTAATTATGGTCAGATGTCAGGTTTGGTAGAAATTGTTGGAGGATTTTTAGGATCTTATGCAGTTTATACTTTTACTAGGATTCTACCCTTTGCTTTATCTTTTTCTGCAGGGGCAATGATTTATGTTTCAATTGAACAATTAATACCTGAAGCTAAGAGAAAAGATATTGACAATAAGATTCCAACCATATTTGGAGTTATTGGATTTGCTTTAATGATGTTCCTTGATGTGTCTTTGGGGTAA